Genomic DNA from Setaria italica strain Yugu1 chromosome V, Setaria_italica_v2.0, whole genome shotgun sequence:
GGATCCTcgagctcggctacaacttccTCTTCACGGTACGTACGCCCGCACGCGCCAAGCAGTTGGACTTTGAACAGTTGTCTTGGTCCAATCCAATGTGCGCTCATTTACAAAGCTACCCTCCCCGATGTTaccttagggtgcgtttggttgggagacaatgtagaacgggacggtcccgttccagtttttcgggatgggatgatcccatttcttgtttggttgaatgggatgggatgatcctattttttgtttggttggagagatcgctatagacgggacaagcaccgttttcttctcctgttaacaccgttcgtgggacccacctgtcatactaacaggtattttcttcctccaccggccggccgcggtggagctcgcgcccgccggccgccggccgcgcccgctcgccggcgcccgcccgctcGCGCCGGTCGAGCCCGCTCGGCCGCAGGGCGCCGCCCGCGACCCGCTCGCACATCGGGCGGCTTCCGCGCCAGCATGCGCCCGATCGCCGAGTGGGCGGGCCGGGTCGGCCGACAGAGTGCCCGTTACTCGACCTGGCCTATCGNNNNNNNNNNNNNNNNNNNNNNNNNNNNNNNNNNNNNNNNNNNNNNNNNNNNNNNNNNNNNNNNNNNNNNNNNNNNNNNNNNNNNNNNNNNNNNNNNNNNNNNNNNNNNNNNNNNNNNNNNNNNNNNNNNNNNNNNNNNNNNNNNNNNNNNNNNNNNNNNNNNNNNNNNNNNNNNNNNNNNNNNNNNNNNNNNNNNNNNNNNNNNNNNNNNNNNNNNNNNNNNNNNNNNNNNNNNNNNNNNNNNNNNNNNNNNNNNNNNNNNNNNNNNNNNNNNNNNNNNNNNNNNNNNNNNNNNNNNNNNNNNNNNNNNNNNNNNNNNNNNNNNNNNNNNNNNNNNNNNNNNNNNNNNNNNNNNNNNNNNNNNNNNNNNNNNNNNNNNNNNNNNNNNNNNNNNNNNNNNNNNNNNNNNNNNNNNNNNNNNNNNNNNNNNNNNNNNNNNNNNGAGTCCAAACGAAGTATGcagggggcgaagtgggatgcccccgtccgctcgttttggtggggcgggggcatcccgcatctggagggtatattccctcgtagggatgtccccgtcccacctgtcctccaaccaaacgcgggacgaagtgggatcgtcccgtcccgtcccacttcgtcctcgcaaccaaacgcacccttaccTTCCTCTGATCAAAAGACTGAAACTTCTTGCATGCATCACATAGTAGCTTATTATTACAGTGcgttaaaaaaaaatgagtTGGTGGTGCAGGACGTGGACATCCTGTGGTTCCGCAACCCGTTCGAGCGGATGTCAGTGGCGGCGCACATGGTGACGTCGTCGGACTTCTTCTTCGGTGACCCGTACAGCCCGATGAACCTGCCGAATACGGGGTTCCTGTACGCCAAGTCGAGCCGTCGCACGGTGGGCGCGTTCgaggcgtggcacgcggcgcgCGAGTCCTTCCCGGGGAAGCACGAGCAGCAGGTGCTGAACGAGATCAAGCACGAGCTGGTGGCCACGCGCGGCCTCCGCATCCAGTTCCTGGACACCGAGCACAACGCCGGGTTCTGCAACAACACGCGCGACTTCAACACGCTCTACACCATGCACGCCAACTGCTGCGTCGGGCTCGGCGCCAAGCTCCACGACCTCGGCAACCTGCTGCGGGAGTGGCGGGCGTACAGGCAGAtggacgaggaggagcggaggcggGGGCCCGTGCGCTGGAAGGTGCCCGGCATATGCATCCACTGATCGGTGTGTGAGGCCACCCGGCGGTACGTGCCTACGTGGTAGCGCAGCGTGGATCAGTTTGTATTGTAATTTGTGCTTGTACAGATCGGGGGAAATGAGATAGCGTGCACTGTTCGCTTATTCTTTGCCGAATATCGTTCATGTTCAGTAAAAGAGCTATGTGGATTGCAGTGGAGGGAGATGACTTTTAGAGAAAAACATAGTAAATGCAAACAATTGTTCTAAATTCATAACGAAATTCTTttactttcataaaaaaaatatttcatccaAAACCCATCCAAATTTAGTCGGTCAGTCTTGTGGGCTACCCGCAATACCCCCGCCGGTGTGGCGGGGGCGCGAGCACGGTTCTTGCTGAACCACGAGTAGGCAGGCCATTTTAACGAGATCAAGCGCGAGCTCGCCCACGAGCTGCGCGTCGTGCATCAAATCTCACAAGCGACGGCGGTTCAGCGCCGGCCGGAGACGAAGAGGTTAGGTTTTGTAACTCTCGCAATGCGTGATATTTCTATGGGCCGCAGCGCTTCTGTGAGCCAAGCCCACACATCCTGGGCTGTCTGGCGACGGGTTGAGGTACGACTGGGCCATGTTTCTGTGGGCTGCATGCTTGACTTAATTCGATCGAGCTGCTGCCGAGTGCCGAGTGCACGTCGGCGAACGAGGCGTGACCTCTTCGCCTCTTCCGCGAGAGCTTCCGGAACGGCGAGGGCATCGAGCACCTGCTCAACCATACCCCCATAATAGCCGTCGCCGTCCACGCCGGCGGCTTCGATCGACCGCTGCAGGGCCGTGCACCCGCACAGCCGCACTGCTACCTCCTCGAGGTCAGGTCCGCCAACGTCAGCGCTGCCAACCTGTTCCTCAGCAAAGGCTGCCTCGAGCTCGTCTGGGCCAAGCTCTCGCTCCAGCAGCGCGTGCTCGAGCTCGGCTACAACTACCTCTTCACGGTCGGCACCTACGTGATTCATTTGACAAAGAACCCATCTCTGAATTGGAGTCTGGAGTCTCTACAAGTTAAATGCATGCTGATCGATAGAATCATCATTTGAGTAGTACGTGCAGGATGTGGACGTGATGTGGTTCCGCGACCCGTTCCGGCACATCAACCTGTACGCCGACGTGACCATGTCGAGCGACCATTTCTCCGGCAAGCCTGAGTCCCTGAAGAACACGCCCAACACCGGCTTCTACTACGTGAAGTCGACGGACCGGACGGTGGAGATGCTGCGGTgctggcgggcggcgcggtcgCGGTTCCCGCCGCACCACGACCAGACGGTCTTCGACAAGATCAAGCGCGAGCTCGCGGGGAAGGTGGGCGTCCGGATCGCGTTCCTCGACACGGCGCTCTTCGGCACCTTCTGCGAGCTCCGCGACGGGATCGACGGCGGGCCGGGGTCTGTACGATGCACGCCAACTGCTGCTTCGCGGCGTGGAAGAACTACAAGGGCCTGGCGCCCGCGGAGAAGAAGAGCGGCAATAAGGCCAGGGGGCGTACCCGAGGGCCGAGGCGCTGTAGACTGTACGGCGGCGCGCCTCGCCAAACCGGCGCCGATCAACCAGGCCGGTAATTGCATAGCTAGCAAACGACcgtatgtatgtaaaaaatgACCTTGAGAATTTACATGGTACATATATGAAAGCAAATTATAGAGGGAAAATTCACATTTCAATTCGAACTGAACAGGCACGTTTCGTGGAAACGCTCTTGTAACTCGATTTGGTAAACCCACACACCAAATTCTGAGACTTTCTCGGTAAGTTCAAGATGGATGCAAACTCTGACCTGACTCTATCGTTCGAGATGCTCCCCTAAGGCTGTAATAGGAGTAGTTACAAGAAGATAGTCCAAAGTAGAAACTTCACCTGAAACTACACGAACACACGGTCCCATGGACCAAATGTTCTTCGGAAGTACTGTGAATCGTTGACAAGTAAATGGACCAAATGTTCTTCGGAAGTACTGTGAATCGTTGAAAGTAAATCCGGCTGGGTACCTGAACCttcaccggccggccggtcaaCTCTCATCACGCTGGACACAAGGAAAAAAACGCACGTCCGAGGACGTACGCCGCTGGCTGCCTGGCAGCATGCGCCTGGCGCGTCGAAATCTTTGCGTGGCGTGGCGGAGCACCCGTCCTACTGGAGGCTGATCGCACGTTGTTCCTTTGAAAACGAATCCACGTACGACCCGATCAGCGCCCGGCCGGGCGTTTAAGTGTGTAGAAATGGAAATGGAATAGTAGCCGGGGAACAAGTGTGTATACATATTTTGTATGCATATCTTGTGTTCTTGCAGATCTCGGCCACCTCGCCCAGTTGCAGGTCGcgtggcttttcttttttgagagaCATGGGGCTGGGGTTTCGGAGCAAGGAGGCTGGCAGCCACGCGGTGTCCTtcctcctcggcgccgcgcTGCCCACCGCCCTCCTCTTCTTGCTCGCGTCCGACCGTCTCGGCGAAGGCCTGTCCAGCATCTCGCGCGCTCCGGCGGGCGACGGTCCAAATGAGGTAGGGCGCACCTAATGTTATATTGAACTCCATGACCATGAGACACGCCCCAGCTTGTATGCGCGCGTCATATGCATCGGCAACTTGTTCTTTCACTTTGCATGATCTTCTTTCTTGTGGCCAAAGCCCATCTATTACCCTCAGCAATTTTATTTGTCTATTTAACTCTCGAAACAAGATATCGACTCCATTTACTCCGACGAATAATAATTCAAACCGGATCAAGTCACTCCCTAATGAACTTTGTATCTTTTTTAGTTTCTCCTTGTACAAGCTATATTTTGGGTTCAAAACTGGCATCATTACTAtgtcacaattttttttcagaaattgcCCTATTATTTTTATCAACTGGGACCATGAACATACATgagaaataacaaaaaaaaagtcgtCAAATTATTTTCTAACATATATGATGCAACTCATTATAGGATGAACTGGACCAATTTGTTTAGTTTGAAATCTGAGGGAAATGGATGTTTTCCTGTTTTTGAGATCATTTCATTTTGCATGATTTTGCATTACCAAGATAGCTAAACGAGACTTAGTTGACTTGTGCCTGTACTGCATCCTGGTGCGTTTGCGGATACTGTCGTACTAGTGATGGCATGATGCTTTTTCCATTTGAATGAGTTAGATTTAGAGAGAGGGCAGTGAACCTTTTCACCGAACGAGTTGGCCCAAATCAATGGGTCAGCACTCATCAGCCAGCAGAGGTTTTAAGTATCGAATGAGTAAGTAAGTAGTACGTCGTCTTCTCTTTTTCGGCCGGTATGTTAGTAAATGGGCCCTTTCGAGACAACCGGAGGGCCCAGATTTAGATAATCGCATATGAAAAAAGCCACCGTAACTGTAAATCTTGTGTTTTAATCGGTCTAAAACTATTTATTTTAATATTTCACATGCAGGTCTTATTCAAGGGCCTACCCGAGCTGCTACCAAAAGTGGCCATGGAGGACAGGACAGTGATAATCACTTCGGTGAACGAGGCATGGGCGCAGCCCGGCTCCCTACTCGACCTACACCTCGAGAGCTTCAAGAACGGCGAGGACATCGCGCACCTCCTCAACCACCTCCTCGTGGTCGCCCTCGACGCCCGCGGGTTCGAGCGCTGTAAGGCCGTGCACCCTCACTGCTACTTCCTCAACGCCACGTCCGTGGACATGAGCTCGGCCAAGGCGTTCATGAGCCCGGACTACCTGGAGCTCGTCTGGACCAAGCTCACCTTCCAGCAGCGCGTGCtggagctcggctacaacttccTCTTCACGGCAAGATCATACTCCAGCACTTGCATTTTCCATCTTAATTTTTATTAACCTGCAATTTGTGAATGCAAATCTGAAGACCAATCGATGGCTGATGCATAGTACACTGCTGATTGATCAGGACTGCGACATGGTGTGGTTTCGCAACCCGTTCCGGCACTTCCCCGTGTACGCCGACATGAGCTGCTCGTCGGACGACTTCAAGCCGTCGCGCGCGCCGCTGGACAACCCGCTCAACACCGGGCTCTACTACATGAAGTCGACGAACCGGACCGTCCAGATGATGAAGTACtggcgggcggcgagggagaGGTTCCCGGGGCAGCACGACCAGTCGGTGTTCGTCAACATCAGGCACGAGCTTGTGAGCAAGCTGCAGGTCAAGATCGAGCCGCTGGAGACGGTGTACTTCGGCGGCTTCTGCGAGTACCACGACGACCCGGAGAAGGTCTGCACCATCCACGCGTGCTGCTGCATAGGGCTGGAGAACAAGGTGCACGACCTCAAGGACGTCGCCACGGATTGGAAGAACTACACGAGCCTGACGCCGGAGCAGAGGAACAAGGGTGGTTTCAAGTGGACGTACCCGACTAGGTGTCGGGATTCCATGGGGTGGCGTAGGCCTTAGAGACGTGAAAACTTGAAGCGAGTTTTtttagttggtggagtggagttaatttttctggagtggagtgctgctAAACACTCTTTTAGTATTTTAATATTAATGCTCCACTCTTTAAATTGTGAGATGCTTTTGGTAACTTCGTCAATTTCATAATCAGAGACTCTTCAAAATGCTCGTAAAGGTAAGTTGAGGGTGAGGGAATTCATAGAAGGGGTGCGCATGCGTGTTGAGTGTCTGTGTAACTCTGCAtcgtgttttgaaaaaaaatcatgctaCTTCGCTCCAAACTCATGGCATACAAACTATACACAAGTCCATAGCCGGGAAATTTCTAATCAATCGTGTAGGAATGAAGGGATCAAAAGTGTTCGAGGCCATACATATTCCCACTTCCTGAATCAGCACTCAAAGCGAGCTAGCCACCTGAGCTGCGCCGTTCTTCACTACAAGAAGGGACAcgcggagggggggggggggggggggggggggacgcaGAACTACCTCGCGCGTCAAACCGTTGCGTGGCCTGGCGGGGCACACATCCTATTGGCTCATCGCACATGTGTTTTGCTTAGCGAGGTCCACGATCTGATATGGTCGGTCGAGCAGGGCGTTTTTAAGTATAGAGACCGATGGAACAGTAGCCGATTTGCATTTGCAGCTCGTGAGTTTCAGACGCAGCCATGGGGCTGGGGTTTCGGAGCAAGGAAGGCTGCAGCCATGCGGCGTCGTTCCTCCTCGGCGCGGCGCTTTCTACtgccctcctcttcttcctcgcgtCCGACCGCTTGGGCGAGGGGCGCCTGTCAAGCATCTCGCGCAGCTGGGGCAGTACTGGGAGGACCCAGCTGCCCATTGCTCATGGTGCTGCTCCTACCCGAGATCAAGAGGTGACCGTAACTCATTATAAAAGATTTGACaataattataaaaaatatggtGTATTTTTGCAACATAATTATGGTTCCAATTATCATCCAATAAAATTTGAAGGTCCGTTCCACCTCCAGTGCGGCCTATTCGGCCCCTCATTTAATCTTGGTCGCTTACTTTCTGCAGTAGAACCTTAGCAAACGCTCAAGCGCTCCTTATGCGCGTTGTTGTAAAATGTTCACTCTTTCTatcttaatacaaagatgcgTAATTCTCTTTCGTATTcggtaaaaataaaaatttgaagGTCTGTTTGCCCAGTAACAATGGAACCCAC
This window encodes:
- the LOC101765846 gene encoding uncharacterized protein At4g15970 encodes the protein MGLGFRSKEAGSHAVSFLLGAALPTALLFLLASDRLGEGLSSISRAPAGDGPNEVLFKGLPELLPKVAMEDRTVIITSVNEAWAQPGSLLDLHLESFKNGEDIAHLLNHLLVVALDARGFERCKAVHPHCYFLNATSVDMSSAKAFMSPDYLELVWTKLTFQQRVLELGYNFLFTDCDMVWFRNPFRHFPVYADMSCSSDDFKPSRAPLDNPLNTGLYYMKSTNRTVQMMKYWRAARERFPGQHDQSVFVNIRHELVSKLQVKIEPLETVYFGGFCEYHDDPEKVCTIHACCCIGLENKVHDLKDVATDWKNYTSLTPEQRNKGGFKWTYPTRCRDSMGWRRP